Proteins encoded together in one Halalkaliarchaeum sp. AArc-CO window:
- a CDS encoding metal-dependent hydrolase, producing MPNYRTHARWGRRAAVVVALSVGVGIYGTFELPILAVVAAVGAAATTFVGSIYPDVDHHNSIPRRKATRIFRGFAVFGVVSLGLLHWERLVEFAAAVPVEELLSEGVVPTEMVASGGIAMLALGSAALVDPLIGVVTRQHRDWTHSVPINFVLTVLFAAGIWLLVREFEPAYQIAAVVVVAGFFLGCLVHLGLDGELV from the coding sequence ATGCCGAACTATCGGACCCACGCACGATGGGGTCGTCGCGCGGCGGTCGTGGTCGCTCTGTCGGTGGGTGTGGGAATCTACGGAACGTTCGAGCTCCCGATCCTGGCCGTCGTCGCCGCGGTCGGCGCGGCGGCGACGACGTTCGTCGGCTCGATCTATCCGGACGTCGACCACCACAATTCGATCCCCCGACGGAAGGCGACCCGAATCTTCCGAGGCTTCGCTGTGTTCGGCGTCGTCTCACTGGGCCTGTTACACTGGGAACGACTGGTCGAATTCGCCGCGGCGGTTCCGGTCGAGGAACTGCTCTCGGAGGGCGTCGTACCCACGGAGATGGTGGCGAGCGGCGGGATCGCGATGCTCGCGCTGGGGAGCGCCGCGCTCGTGGATCCGCTCATCGGGGTCGTGACCAGACAACACAGGGACTGGACCCACAGCGTTCCGATCAACTTCGTTTTGACGGTGCTTTTCGCCGCCGGGATCTGGCTTCTGGTCCGAGAGTTCGAGCCGGCCTACCAGATCGCGGCGGTCGTCGTCGTCGCCGGCTTCTTTCTCGGCTGTCTCGTCCACCTCGGGCTCGACGGAGAACTCGTCTGA
- a CDS encoding PHP-associated domain-containing protein: MAANTSAGGAETRVDMHVKVLDESVARRAKDRGIDVLVYAPHFTRLPEIRRRAERFSDEELLVVPAREVFTGDWHSRRHLLAVGLSKPVPDFITFEGAMQEFERQNAVVLVPHPAFATVSLTGPEIHSNLRRLDGIETYNAKLFPYQNGKAREIAGETGLPVFGSSYAHLRRTVGEVWTQFDAEIHSETNLVEALRDGTPRRVLRHSGAGHRLQGLKEYAHLFWENSYEKFDRVFLSGTEPTHPTHVAYGGRFDDVTVEGAHRFS, from the coding sequence ATGGCGGCGAACACGTCGGCCGGCGGCGCCGAGACGCGGGTCGACATGCACGTGAAGGTGCTCGACGAGTCGGTCGCGAGGCGTGCGAAGGATCGCGGAATAGACGTCCTCGTGTACGCGCCACACTTCACCCGGCTGCCGGAGATCAGACGGCGGGCCGAACGCTTCAGCGACGAGGAACTGCTGGTCGTCCCGGCCCGAGAGGTGTTCACGGGCGACTGGCACTCGCGCCGCCATCTCCTTGCAGTCGGGCTCTCCAAGCCAGTTCCCGACTTCATCACGTTCGAGGGCGCGATGCAGGAGTTCGAGCGCCAGAACGCAGTCGTGCTCGTTCCCCATCCCGCGTTCGCGACGGTGAGCCTCACCGGGCCAGAGATCCACTCGAACCTCCGTCGCCTCGACGGCATCGAGACCTACAACGCGAAACTGTTTCCCTATCAGAACGGCAAGGCCCGCGAGATCGCGGGGGAAACTGGGCTCCCGGTGTTCGGATCGTCGTACGCTCACCTCCGAAGAACTGTCGGCGAAGTGTGGACGCAGTTCGACGCCGAGATCCACTCGGAAACTAACCTCGTCGAGGCACTCCGCGACGGGACACCCCGACGAGTGTTGCGGCACAGCGGCGCCGGACACCGTCTCCAGGGGCTCAAAGAGTACGCACACCTGTTCTGGGAGAACAGCTACGAGAAGTTCGACCGCGTGTTCCTCTCGGGGACCGAACCGACACACCCGACCCACGTCGCGTACGGCGGCCGGTTCGACGACGTGACTGTCGAGGGAGCCCACAGGTTTAGCTAG
- a CDS encoding helix-turn-helix domain-containing protein produces the protein MTGPEFVETSDTEAAFTALADETRIEIIRTLWAADGHEARFSELREAVGVRDSGRFNYHLEELLGQFVAKTDDGYELAEAGIWANGAIERGAYTMEGTLEPVTLEEPCRTCGEPRTLYYEGETVRIECESCPVKSEFTVPPSVFVDVDREQVPDTAGRYLRSMFQHLGNGFCWYCDGRIRRRVGPAADPDEEIPEDASVELFEQLLEFPLVEYDCRRCGATSSTGIGHALLDHPAVVGLFNEHDVGVDGRSVWRFAALDTDRARILERDPFRAAVTYEAETESLTLTVDGNCDVLEIDDSDA, from the coding sequence ATGACCGGTCCGGAGTTCGTCGAAACCAGCGACACCGAGGCGGCGTTCACGGCACTCGCGGACGAGACCCGGATCGAAATCATCCGCACGTTGTGGGCGGCCGACGGCCACGAGGCGCGATTTTCCGAACTCCGCGAGGCGGTCGGCGTCCGGGATTCCGGGCGGTTCAACTACCACCTCGAAGAACTTCTGGGTCAGTTCGTCGCCAAAACCGACGACGGGTACGAACTCGCCGAAGCCGGCATCTGGGCCAACGGGGCGATCGAACGGGGGGCGTACACGATGGAAGGCACCCTCGAACCCGTGACGCTCGAGGAGCCGTGTCGAACCTGTGGGGAACCGCGAACGCTGTACTACGAGGGCGAGACGGTCCGGATCGAATGTGAGTCCTGTCCCGTCAAAAGCGAATTCACCGTCCCGCCGAGCGTCTTCGTCGACGTCGATCGAGAGCAGGTTCCCGACACTGCCGGGCGGTATCTCCGATCGATGTTCCAGCACCTCGGCAACGGCTTCTGCTGGTACTGCGACGGCCGGATTCGACGGCGAGTCGGGCCGGCAGCCGATCCCGACGAGGAAATCCCGGAGGACGCGTCCGTCGAACTGTTCGAACAGCTACTCGAGTTCCCGCTGGTCGAATACGACTGTCGCCGATGTGGGGCGACGTCCTCCACGGGGATCGGCCACGCCCTGCTCGATCATCCGGCGGTCGTGGGGTTGTTCAACGAACACGACGTCGGCGTCGACGGGCGTTCTGTCTGGCGGTTCGCGGCGCTCGACACCGACCGCGCGCGGATCCTCGAGCGCGATCCGTTCCGTGCGGCGGTGACCTACGAAGCCGAGACAGAATCGCTTACCCTGACCGTCGACGGGAACTGTGACGTCCTCGAGATCGACGATTCCGACGCGTGA
- a CDS encoding transcription elongation factor Spt5: MPLFAVKTTASQEMTVADMIANREEDEIHAVLAPDSLTSYVMVESDNIAVIERIMDEIPHARSIIPGESSMAEVEHFLSPTPDVEGIAEGDIVELIAGPFKGEKARVQRIDEGKDQVTVELYEATVPIPVTVRGDQIRVLDSDER; encoded by the coding sequence ATGCCCCTGTTCGCCGTCAAGACGACGGCCAGCCAGGAGATGACCGTCGCCGACATGATCGCAAACAGGGAAGAAGACGAGATCCACGCGGTGCTGGCTCCGGACTCGTTGACGAGTTACGTGATGGTGGAGTCGGACAACATCGCGGTCATCGAGCGGATCATGGACGAGATCCCCCACGCGCGCAGCATCATCCCCGGGGAGTCGTCGATGGCCGAGGTCGAGCATTTCCTCTCGCCGACGCCGGACGTCGAAGGGATCGCCGAGGGAGACATCGTCGAACTCATCGCGGGGCCGTTCAAAGGCGAGAAGGCGCGGGTACAGCGGATCGACGAGGGCAAAGACCAGGTCACAGTCGAACTGTACGAGGCGACCGTTCCGATCCCGGTCACCGTTCGCGGCGATCAGATCCGGGTGCTCGACTCCGACGAACGGTAG
- the proS gene encoding proline--tRNA ligase, translating to MSEPTTEQELGITKSKEHETGEWYAEVVRKAKLASYGPEGMSGFIITRPRGYALWEAIRDDLDEQFKSTGVRNAYFPVFIPESYLQREKDIIEGFDPEVAWVTHGGHEELEERLAVRPTSESIITPYMSQWIRSHRDLPLRVNQWCGVVRWEATETKPFFRTKEFLWQEGHTAHRSREDALEETFLRLDQYESTYEDLLAMPVLKGEKPEHDKFPGADTTTTIEALMPDGKSVQGSTSHYLGTSFAEAFDITYADEDEEQNLAHTTSWGISWRAIGALIMTHSDDQGLVLPPTVAPEQVVVVPIWQSDTKDDVLAYAEDLTEELEEAGVRVKLDDREGRNPGFKFNEWELKGVPLRIEIGPNEVDDDELTLVHRSDGESVVEDREGADETVQGHLDEVYAKLYASAEEVLENGVRDADSRDEILGTIGQHGGYVKAPWCGEEDCETEVKDQIAAEIVMVPFEEEDDLADGDHDETCAVCGDDAERTAYFAKSY from the coding sequence ATGAGCGAACCGACAACCGAGCAGGAACTCGGCATCACCAAAAGCAAGGAACACGAGACCGGCGAGTGGTACGCCGAAGTCGTCCGGAAAGCGAAGCTCGCGAGCTACGGCCCCGAGGGAATGAGCGGCTTCATCATCACCCGGCCCCGCGGCTACGCGCTGTGGGAGGCGATCCGGGACGACCTCGATGAGCAGTTCAAGTCGACGGGTGTCCGCAACGCGTACTTCCCCGTTTTCATCCCCGAGTCGTATCTCCAGCGGGAGAAGGACATCATCGAGGGGTTCGACCCCGAGGTGGCGTGGGTCACCCACGGCGGCCACGAGGAGCTCGAAGAGCGACTTGCCGTCCGGCCCACGAGCGAGTCGATCATCACGCCGTACATGAGCCAGTGGATCCGCAGCCACCGCGATCTCCCGCTGCGCGTGAACCAGTGGTGCGGCGTGGTGCGCTGGGAGGCCACCGAGACGAAGCCGTTCTTCCGGACCAAGGAGTTCCTCTGGCAGGAGGGCCACACAGCCCACCGGTCCCGCGAGGACGCTCTCGAGGAGACGTTCCTCCGGCTCGACCAGTACGAGTCGACCTACGAGGACCTGCTGGCGATGCCCGTCCTCAAGGGCGAAAAGCCCGAACACGACAAGTTCCCCGGAGCGGACACGACCACGACGATCGAAGCGCTGATGCCCGACGGCAAGTCCGTCCAGGGGTCGACGAGTCACTACCTCGGGACGTCGTTCGCGGAGGCGTTCGACATCACCTACGCCGACGAAGACGAAGAGCAGAACCTCGCACACACCACTTCCTGGGGGATCTCCTGGCGGGCGATCGGCGCGCTGATCATGACCCACTCGGACGATCAGGGGCTCGTGCTTCCCCCGACAGTCGCGCCCGAACAGGTCGTCGTCGTCCCGATCTGGCAGTCCGACACCAAAGACGACGTGCTCGCGTACGCCGAGGACCTGACCGAGGAGCTCGAGGAAGCTGGCGTGCGAGTAAAACTCGACGACCGCGAGGGACGCAACCCCGGCTTCAAGTTCAACGAGTGGGAGCTGAAGGGCGTCCCCCTCCGGATCGAGATCGGCCCCAACGAGGTCGACGACGACGAGCTCACGCTGGTGCACCGCTCCGACGGCGAGTCAGTCGTCGAGGACCGTGAGGGCGCAGACGAGACGGTGCAGGGCCACCTCGACGAGGTGTACGCGAAGCTGTACGCCAGCGCCGAAGAGGTCCTCGAGAACGGCGTCCGAGACGCCGACTCCCGCGACGAGATCCTCGGAACCATCGGCCAGCACGGCGGCTACGTGAAGGCGCCCTGGTGCGGCGAGGAGGACTGTGAAACCGAGGTCAAAGACCAGATCGCCGCCGAGATCGTCATGGTCCCCTTCGAGGAAGAGGACGACCTCGCGGACGGCGACCACGACGAGACGTGTGCGGTCTGTGGCGACGACGCCGAACGGACCGCGTACTTCGCGAAGTCCTACTGA
- a CDS encoding phosphatase PAP2 family protein, producing MSRGLGVTVALREFLPEWATILFAAVSVLGDLTVIVPVLGVLYLVDVAESLRQSDGRAGEEALCSDRTAFIVATVFGGLALIVLLKATFALPRPPAELHAITPSEHGFPSGHTMAATVFWGALALWTTLGRRHLRFGVAASAILLVGASRLALGVHYLVDVIASVGFGVGYLVGIAYVTQLRPRRAFAVAIGVALFATAASGGETRALLATAGTIGAAGGWQLVERPAVKRRIVGAIGR from the coding sequence ATGAGCCGTGGACTCGGTGTAACCGTCGCCCTGCGGGAGTTCCTCCCCGAGTGGGCAACCATCCTGTTCGCCGCGGTTTCTGTGCTCGGAGATCTCACGGTTATCGTTCCGGTCCTCGGCGTCCTGTATCTGGTCGACGTCGCCGAGAGCCTGCGTCAAAGCGACGGTCGTGCCGGCGAGGAAGCGCTCTGCTCCGATCGCACCGCGTTCATCGTCGCGACCGTCTTCGGTGGACTTGCGCTGATCGTCCTGTTGAAAGCGACGTTCGCGCTCCCTCGTCCGCCGGCCGAACTACACGCGATTACCCCGAGCGAGCACGGGTTCCCCAGCGGACACACGATGGCGGCGACCGTCTTCTGGGGAGCGCTGGCGCTGTGGACGACTCTCGGGCGACGCCACCTCAGGTTCGGAGTGGCAGCCTCGGCGATACTGCTTGTCGGTGCCTCCAGGCTAGCGCTCGGGGTTCACTACCTCGTCGACGTGATCGCCTCGGTCGGGTTCGGCGTGGGGTATCTCGTCGGGATCGCGTACGTAACCCAGCTCCGCCCGCGGCGGGCGTTCGCCGTCGCGATCGGCGTGGCGCTTTTCGCGACGGCCGCAAGCGGCGGCGAAACCCGGGCGCTGCTCGCGACCGCCGGAACGATCGGGGCCGCTGGAGGCTGGCAGCTGGTCGAGCGGCCGGCGGTCAAGCGTCGCATCGTCGGCGCGATCGGTCGGTGA
- a CDS encoding protein translocase SEC61 complex subunit gamma produces MDVPYDLNSYIRVLKLASTPTWGEFIQVSKIAGAGILLVGFIGFLIFAIMSLLPGVGV; encoded by the coding sequence ATGGACGTCCCGTACGACCTCAACAGCTACATTCGGGTGTTAAAACTCGCCAGCACCCCGACCTGGGGGGAGTTCATCCAGGTGTCGAAGATCGCAGGAGCGGGGATCCTTCTGGTCGGCTTCATCGGATTCCTCATCTTCGCGATCATGAGCCTCCTCCCAGGGGTGGGTGTCTGA
- the trpD gene encoding anthranilate phosphoribosyltransferase, with the protein METYLERVTDGDDLSLAEAREAASLVFEEATEAQIGALLAALRAKGETDAEIAGFAQGMREASRTIEPDRAPLVDTCGTGGDDYDTINVSTTSAIVAAGAGAAVAKHGNYSVSSSSGSADVLEVAGVEIDAEPPAVERMIESDGIGFMLAPVFHPAMKAVIGPRKELSMRTVFNVLGPLTNPAGAEAQVLGVYDSDLVSRIAGALTRMPVERALVVHGDGIDEIGLHGPTTVAEVDGDQVTEYTLTPEDLGLDSAPIGAVAGGTPQENAAELEAIATGDRQGAKRDIVLANAGAAVYVSGLADDLRDGVELAAQAIDTGAAAETLEIMRGS; encoded by the coding sequence ATCGAAACGTACCTCGAACGGGTAACGGATGGGGACGATCTGAGCCTGGCGGAGGCGCGGGAGGCCGCCTCGTTGGTGTTCGAGGAGGCGACGGAGGCACAGATTGGGGCGTTGCTGGCGGCGCTCCGGGCGAAAGGCGAGACCGACGCGGAGATCGCCGGCTTCGCCCAGGGGATGCGGGAGGCGTCCCGGACGATCGAGCCCGACCGTGCGCCGCTTGTGGACACCTGCGGCACCGGCGGGGACGACTACGACACCATCAACGTCTCCACGACCAGCGCGATCGTCGCCGCCGGCGCGGGGGCGGCAGTCGCCAAACACGGCAACTACTCGGTCTCCTCCTCCTCGGGCAGCGCCGACGTCCTCGAGGTGGCGGGCGTCGAGATCGACGCCGAACCGCCGGCAGTCGAGCGAATGATCGAGTCCGACGGGATCGGCTTCATGCTCGCGCCGGTGTTTCATCCGGCGATGAAGGCGGTGATCGGTCCCCGGAAGGAACTGTCGATGCGGACCGTGTTTAACGTCCTCGGCCCGCTGACGAACCCTGCGGGCGCGGAGGCGCAGGTGTTGGGCGTGTACGACTCGGACCTCGTTTCACGGATCGCCGGAGCGCTCACCAGGATGCCCGTCGAGCGCGCGCTGGTGGTCCACGGCGACGGCATCGACGAGATCGGCCTCCACGGTCCGACGACCGTCGCCGAGGTCGACGGCGACCAGGTAACCGAGTACACACTGACGCCCGAGGATCTCGGGCTGGATTCTGCGCCCATCGGCGCAGTCGCCGGGGGAACCCCCCAGGAGAACGCCGCCGAACTCGAGGCGATCGCGACCGGCGATCGCCAGGGGGCAAAGCGGGACATCGTGCTCGCCAACGCCGGCGCCGCCGTCTACGTCTCCGGGCTGGCAGACGATCTGCGAGACGGTGTCGAGCTGGCGGCACAGGCCATCGACACCGGGGCCGCCGCTGAGACGCTCGAAATCATGCGAGGCTCCTGA
- a CDS encoding NAD(+)/NADH kinase, which produces MEVGIVAQRGNVRAARLASEIRERLLELDVAVRLDEATADRLAAVDGGEPADLIGRPVETFHECDLVVSIGGDGTFLFAARGAGGTPVLGVNLGEVGFLNAVSPSEAVEVISAEVTAYRRGKQEVREVPRVSARTNSWTSGPAVNEIVVQGGRRGHGGGIDYDLRVDGSLYSGGHADGVLVATQTGSTAYNLSESGPLVHPSIGGFVVNEMCASGGMPPLVVDGDAEVTVRVTGAERVVVVSDGRNPHELSVPVELTIERCDPPVRLAGPASDFFEALGKLS; this is translated from the coding sequence ATGGAGGTAGGCATCGTCGCACAGCGGGGAAACGTCCGGGCCGCCAGGCTCGCGTCCGAGATCCGCGAGCGACTTCTCGAACTCGACGTCGCCGTCCGTCTCGACGAGGCGACGGCAGACCGGCTCGCAGCCGTCGACGGAGGGGAACCGGCCGACCTGATCGGTCGCCCGGTCGAGACGTTTCACGAGTGCGATCTCGTCGTCTCGATCGGCGGCGACGGAACGTTCCTGTTTGCCGCCAGGGGAGCCGGAGGGACACCGGTTCTCGGCGTCAATCTCGGTGAGGTCGGCTTCCTCAACGCGGTGTCCCCCTCCGAGGCAGTCGAGGTGATCAGTGCGGAGGTGACGGCGTACCGGCGGGGGAAACAGGAGGTGCGCGAGGTACCACGGGTGAGCGCACGAACGAACAGCTGGACGTCGGGGCCTGCCGTCAACGAGATCGTCGTTCAAGGGGGTCGCCGGGGACACGGGGGCGGCATCGACTACGACCTGCGGGTCGACGGCTCGCTGTACTCCGGCGGCCACGCCGACGGAGTGCTGGTAGCGACACAGACCGGCTCCACTGCGTACAACCTGTCGGAGAGCGGTCCGCTCGTCCATCCATCGATCGGCGGGTTCGTCGTCAACGAGATGTGTGCATCCGGCGGGATGCCACCGCTGGTCGTCGACGGCGACGCCGAGGTGACCGTTCGCGTCACCGGCGCCGAGCGCGTAGTCGTGGTAAGCGACGGCCGGAACCCACACGAGCTTTCCGTTCCCGTCGAACTGACGATCGAACGGTGCGATCCCCCCGTCAGGCTGGCCGGCCCCGCCTCGGACTTCTTCGAAGCACTCGGAAAGCTTTCCTGA
- a CDS encoding phosphoribosylanthranilate isomerase, with the protein MARVKICGITRSEDLRAAVEAGADAVGVIADVTVDTPREVDLAEAAELVAEAPPFVTTTLVTMPESPSDAVDAVRTVQPDVIQLHGEFDADELGYLRSETGRKLVVAVDSGEADRARELDSAVDALLVDSTTDEGAGGTGQTHDWEATRELARQLRSPVVLAGGLTPENVTEAVRIAEPYAVDVASGVELTGGVKDHTALATFVRNAERSPEVVQ; encoded by the coding sequence ATGGCCCGCGTGAAGATCTGCGGCATCACCCGCAGCGAGGATCTCCGCGCCGCGGTGGAGGCCGGTGCGGACGCCGTCGGCGTGATCGCCGACGTCACGGTCGACACGCCGCGGGAGGTCGATCTCGCGGAGGCGGCGGAACTCGTCGCCGAGGCGCCGCCGTTCGTCACCACCACGCTCGTTACGATGCCCGAGTCACCGTCGGACGCGGTCGACGCCGTCCGGACGGTCCAGCCAGACGTAATCCAGCTCCACGGGGAGTTCGATGCCGACGAACTTGGCTACCTGCGGAGCGAAACCGGAAGGAAGCTCGTCGTCGCGGTCGACTCGGGGGAGGCCGACCGTGCCCGGGAACTCGACTCCGCAGTGGACGCGCTGCTGGTCGACTCCACCACCGACGAGGGCGCCGGCGGAACGGGGCAGACACACGACTGGGAGGCGACCCGGGAACTCGCCCGGCAGCTCCGATCGCCGGTGGTGTTGGCCGGCGGGCTCACGCCGGAGAACGTGACTGAGGCAGTCCGGATCGCCGAACCGTACGCCGTCGACGTCGCGAGCGGCGTCGAACTCACCGGGGGCGTCAAAGATCACACGGCGCTCGCGACGTTCGTCCGAAACGCCGAGCGGTCGCCGGAGGTGGTGCAGTGA
- the ftsZ gene encoding cell division protein FtsZ, whose protein sequence is MDSIVEDAIDEAEEPGEDPPEGEFGGEANRDATPTGTMSDDELRDVLQDLQTNITVVGCGGAGGNTVNRMSEEGIHGAKLVAANTDVQHLVNVDSDTKILMGQQKTQGRGAGSLPQVGEEAALESQEEIYDAIEGSDMVFVTAGLGGGTGTGSAPVVAKAARETGALTISIVTTPFTAEGEVRRTNAEAGLERLRDVSDTVIVVPNDRLLDAVGKLPVRQAFKVSDEVLMRSVKGITELITMPGLVNLDFADVRTVMEKGGVAMIGLGESDSESKAQDSVKSALRSPLLDVDISGANSALVNVTGGSDMSIEEAEGVVEEIYDRIDPDARIIWGTSIDEELDGQMRTMIVVTGVQSPQIYGGTDGQPPAESIQGTEDIDYVE, encoded by the coding sequence ATGGACTCCATCGTCGAGGATGCGATTGACGAGGCCGAGGAACCGGGGGAGGATCCGCCCGAAGGGGAGTTCGGCGGCGAGGCGAACCGCGACGCCACGCCGACCGGGACGATGTCCGACGACGAGCTCCGCGACGTCTTGCAGGACCTCCAGACAAACATCACCGTCGTAGGCTGTGGCGGCGCCGGCGGCAACACCGTAAACCGGATGTCCGAGGAGGGGATCCACGGGGCGAAGCTGGTCGCCGCCAACACCGACGTCCAGCACCTGGTGAACGTCGATTCCGACACCAAGATCCTGATGGGACAACAGAAGACGCAGGGTCGCGGGGCGGGATCGCTCCCGCAGGTCGGCGAGGAGGCGGCCCTGGAATCCCAAGAAGAGATCTACGACGCAATCGAAGGGTCGGACATGGTGTTCGTCACCGCCGGACTCGGCGGCGGCACCGGAACGGGGTCTGCCCCCGTCGTCGCCAAGGCCGCCCGGGAGACCGGCGCGCTCACCATCTCGATCGTCACCACGCCCTTCACCGCCGAAGGGGAGGTCCGCCGGACGAACGCCGAGGCGGGGCTCGAACGACTCCGTGACGTCTCCGACACGGTGATCGTCGTGCCGAACGACCGGCTGCTCGATGCGGTCGGCAAACTCCCGGTCCGTCAGGCGTTCAAAGTGTCCGACGAGGTGCTGATGCGGTCCGTCAAAGGGATCACCGAACTGATCACGATGCCCGGCCTCGTCAACCTCGACTTCGCGGACGTCCGCACAGTGATGGAGAAGGGTGGCGTGGCGATGATCGGCCTCGGGGAGTCGGACTCGGAGTCGAAGGCACAGGACTCGGTGAAGTCCGCGCTTCGCTCGCCGCTTCTGGACGTCGACATCTCCGGTGCGAACTCCGCGCTGGTGAACGTCACCGGCGGCTCCGACATGAGCATCGAGGAGGCGGAGGGCGTCGTCGAGGAGATCTACGACCGGATCGACCCCGACGCACGCATCATCTGGGGCACGTCGATCGACGAGGAACTCGACGGACAGATGCGGACGATGATCGTCGTCACCGGCGTCCAGTCACCGCAGATCTACGGCGGAACCGACGGTCAGCCCCCGGCCGAATCCATCCAGGGAACCGAAGACATCGACTACGTCGAGTGA
- a CDS encoding KaiC domain-containing protein, with amino-acid sequence MTDNDDWFERALRELETDSEPSGRHARRSDANEDADTDEFGFERFEEGPESAPDDFGFADFGDSDGSAGDPFGGAAPGETPGGFDADLEEMELDSDVERVQIGIDGLDSMILGGIPKRSLVSVIGSAGTGKTTFALQFLQHGLEADERAVYLTLEESREAILSTAEEKGWPFRTYVDDDKLAVVSMDPIEMANSLSSIRSDLSRLVADYEADRLVLDSVSLLEMMYDHPAKRRSQVFEFTRSLKEVGVTTLLTSEASEESAYTSRYGIVEYLTDAVFVLRYVRTSNFQETRLAVEIQKIRDANHSRETKPYEITNEGINVYQQANLF; translated from the coding sequence ATGACCGACAACGACGACTGGTTCGAACGGGCGCTTCGTGAACTCGAAACGGACAGCGAACCGTCCGGCCGGCACGCGCGTCGATCCGACGCGAACGAAGACGCCGACACCGACGAGTTCGGGTTCGAACGGTTCGAGGAGGGGCCGGAATCCGCCCCGGACGATTTCGGTTTCGCCGACTTCGGCGATTCCGACGGATCGGCCGGCGATCCATTCGGCGGGGCAGCACCCGGCGAGACTCCCGGTGGATTCGACGCCGATCTCGAGGAGATGGAACTGGACTCCGACGTCGAGCGAGTCCAGATCGGAATCGACGGCCTCGACAGCATGATCCTCGGTGGTATCCCGAAGCGGTCCCTCGTCTCGGTGATCGGAAGCGCCGGAACCGGAAAGACGACGTTCGCCCTGCAGTTCCTCCAGCACGGACTCGAGGCGGATGAACGAGCTGTCTACCTCACACTCGAGGAGAGCAGGGAGGCGATCCTCTCGACAGCCGAGGAGAAGGGCTGGCCGTTCCGAACGTACGTCGACGACGACAAACTGGCTGTCGTCTCGATGGATCCCATCGAGATGGCGAACAGCCTCTCCAGCATCAGATCGGACCTCTCGCGGCTGGTTGCCGACTACGAAGCCGACAGGCTGGTCCTGGACTCGGTGTCGCTTCTGGAGATGATGTACGACCACCCGGCGAAGCGACGCTCGCAGGTGTTCGAGTTCACTCGGTCGCTCAAGGAGGTCGGAGTGACGACGCTTCTCACCTCGGAGGCGAGCGAGGAGAGCGCGTACACCTCGCGGTACGGGATCGTGGAGTATCTCACCGACGCAGTGTTCGTCCTCCGGTACGTTCGGACCTCGAACTTCCAGGAGACGCGTCTGGCCGTCGAGATCCAGAAGATCAGGGACGCGAACCACTCTCGGGAGACGAAGCCCTACGAGATCACCAACGAAGGAATCAACGTCTACCAGCAGGCGAACCTTTTTTGA
- a CDS encoding FlaD/FlaE family flagellar protein: protein MNDPRNYDVRELRTLAGTHPDEAPAAGVEQAPDRESSTSPARNQSEARAYTAQFVELVLGSRGRSTASGRPYLQTVPTGVSAERLVGDWLSYLVEIGGQEGASEALSYYERIGWIAPEARSALERRLPGLRSPRHRRPYEPADHRISLCCLRRIAAVEATRTEDRGTAPGRGAATAESLADSKEDHATRPTDGPKDDYDHE, encoded by the coding sequence ATGAACGACCCCCGGAACTACGACGTACGGGAGCTGCGTACCCTCGCGGGAACGCATCCGGACGAAGCACCAGCGGCCGGAGTCGAACAGGCTCCGGACAGAGAATCGTCGACGTCGCCGGCGCGAAATCAAAGCGAGGCGCGGGCCTACACCGCCCAGTTCGTCGAACTGGTGCTCGGCTCCCGTGGGCGGTCGACAGCGTCCGGGCGGCCGTATCTGCAGACTGTACCGACAGGCGTCTCTGCCGAGCGTCTGGTCGGCGACTGGCTCTCGTATCTGGTCGAAATCGGGGGCCAGGAGGGCGCCAGCGAGGCGCTTTCATACTACGAACGGATCGGCTGGATCGCCCCCGAGGCCCGGTCGGCGCTGGAGAGACGCCTCCCGGGACTCCGGTCGCCGCGACATCGGCGACCGTACGAGCCGGCGGACCATCGGATCTCGCTGTGTTGTCTGCGGCGGATCGCCGCGGTCGAAGCCACCCGAACGGAGGATCGAGGGACAGCCCCGGGGCGTGGGGCGGCAACGGCGGAGTCATTGGCCGACTCGAAGGAGGACCACGCCACGAGGCCGACAGACGGACCCAAGGACGACTACGATCATGAGTGA